Proteins encoded by one window of Megachile rotundata isolate GNS110a chromosome 10, iyMegRotu1, whole genome shotgun sequence:
- the LOC100881513 gene encoding uncharacterized protein LOC100881513, translated as MLKLVVLTVLLFCSAIAEECENKEEQCPATTRAFFNQDKDWAQATTIYDFHARDIKGNDVSLDKYRGHVCIIVNVASNCGLTDTNYKELVQLYEKYSEKEGLRILAFPSNQFGGQEPGSAEQILDFVKKYNVTFDVFEKVDVNGDNAHPLWKWLKTQAGGFVTDGIKWNFTKFIVNKEGKVVSRYAPTTDPLQMESELKKLF; from the exons ATGTTGA AATTAGTGGTTTTGACAGTACTGCTTTTCTGCAGTGCCATAGCAGAAGAGTGTGAAAACAAGGAGGAACAATGTCCAGCTACAACACGAGCATTTTTTAATCAGGACAAAGATTGGGCTCAAGCCACGACAATTTATGATTTTCATGCTCGAGATATTAAGGGCAATGATGTGTCATTAGACAAATATCGTGGtcatgtttgtataattgttaatGTAGCCAGCAACTGTGGACTAACTGACACGAATTACAAAGAACTTGTACAATTGTACGAAAAATACAGCGAGAAAGAAGGATTAAGGATTCTTGCATTCCCATCTAATCAGTTTGGTGGTCAAGAACCAGGATCTGCAGaacaaattttggattttgtcAAAAAATACAATGTCACTTTTGATGTTTTTGAAAAGGTTGATGTTAATGGAGACAATGCTCATCCTCTATGGAAATGGTTGAAGACACAAGCAGGTGGATTTGTGACAGATGGTATCAAATGGAATTTCACTAAATTTATCGTAAACAAAGAAGGGAAAGTTGTGTCTAGATACGCACCTACGACTGATCCCCTGCAAATGGAATCTgaattgaagaaattattttaa
- the LOC100876292 gene encoding pre-mRNA-splicing factor ISY1 homolog has translation MARNAEKAMTTLARWRAAQSNEGARKEQERRPYLASECRDLRKAEKWRMQIIREIAKKVAQIQNAGLGEFRIRDLNDEINKLLREKRHWEAQIKELGGPDYSRVGPRMLDHEGREVPGNRGYKYFGAAKELPGVRELFEQEPPPPPRKTRAELMKDIDADYYGYRDDDDGILLPLEQKAEQEAREKAVEEWLAQNEKKSEEEDEEIETTAQKSIPSQQDIQEALLARKKQELLEKYVL, from the exons ATG GCGCGAAACGCAGAAAAGGCTAT GACCACGCTTGCTCGCTGGAGAGCAGCTCAAAGCAACGAAGGGGCCAGAAAAGAACAAGAAAGGAGACCGTACCTAGCCTCCGAATGCAGAGATTTGCGGAAGGCAGAAAAGTGGAGAATGCAAATAATCAGAGAAATTGCAAAGAAAGTTGCACAGATACAAAATGCAGGTCTTGGGGAGTTTCGTATTCGAGATTTGAACGATGAAATTAATAAGTTATTGAGAGAGAAGCGGCATTGGGAGGCTCAGATAAAAGAACTAGGTGGTCCAGATTATTCCAGAGTAGGGCCACGTATGTTAGATCATGAAGGTCGTGAG GTACCTGGAAATCGTGGCTACAAGTATTTTGGAGCAGCAAAGGAGTTACCAGGAGTCAGAGAATTGTTTGAACAAGAACCACCACCTCCTCCGCGTAAAACACGCGCAGAATTGATGAAGGACATAGACGCGGACTACTATGGTTACAGAGACGACGACGATGGAATTTTATTACCTTTGGAACAGAAAGCTGAACAAGAAGCAAGAGAAAAAGCGGTAGAGGAATGGTTGGCGCAAAATGAAAAGAAGTCGGAAGAGGAAGACGAAGAAATTGAAACGACCGCGCAAAAATCGATACCCTCGCAGCAAGACATACAGGAGGCTTTGCTTGCAAGAAAAAAGCAAGAACTATTAGAGAAATATGTACTTTGA